A part of uncultured Campylobacter sp. genomic DNA contains:
- the imm45 gene encoding Imm45 family immunity protein produces the protein MTILPISTFDNDLQRGDIIKFNDDELMVCDERCFWTENPCLLNLKDTRYFELSDEMLSSKAGFVVDKEQLIRNLANFGINASPQEVFICSDNYLSSDELKDCDETIPGFRLTKPRDKFGRNRRIKTNLIEKLSIPLLKFLGKIKVGDIIECRKSSYPYEKNVSFIVVKAKDDDGANFIKLIVISGYKAGLWVLPFLFKTDKSAIDTDWLIKNWKYIFYKCCDIRRTYVNLRNRREVLNFTDKQLENFIKIKRKRFKFKNKK, from the coding sequence ATGACTATCTTACCAATATCAACCTTCGACAATGATTTACAAAGAGGCGATATTATAAAATTTAACGACGATGAACTTATGGTCTGCGACGAGCGCTGTTTCTGGACAGAAAATCCTTGCCTTTTAAATTTAAAAGATACCAGATATTTTGAGCTTTCGGATGAGATGCTATCAAGCAAAGCGGGATTTGTCGTGGACAAGGAGCAATTGATTCGTAATTTAGCAAATTTCGGTATCAATGCAAGCCCCCAGGAGGTATTTATATGCTCCGATAATTATCTTAGTAGCGATGAACTAAAAGATTGCGACGAAACAATCCCTGGTTTCAGACTGACAAAACCTAGGGATAAATTCGGACGCAATAGACGCATAAAGACAAATTTGATAGAAAAGCTTAGTATTCCTCTCTTGAAATTCCTCGGAAAGATCAAGGTCGGAGATATTATCGAATGTAGAAAATCCAGCTATCCATACGAGAAAAATGTAAGCTTTATCGTAGTAAAAGCAAAAGACGATGATGGAGCAAATTTTATAAAATTAATCGTAATTAGCGGCTACAAGGCGGGTTTATGGGTTTTGCCGTTTTTATTTAAAACAGATAAAAGCGCCATTGATACGGATTGGCTAATTAAAAATTGGAAATATATTTTTTATAAGTGCTGCGATATAAGGCGCACTTATGTAAATTTACGAAACCGAAGAGAGGTTTTAAATTTTACCGATAAGCAACTGGAAAATTTTATAAAAATTAAGCGAAAGAGGTTTAAATTTAAAAATAAGAAGTGA